The following coding sequences are from one Microbacterium wangchenii window:
- a CDS encoding CocE/NonD family hydrolase: protein MSPASPSAAFPRAVDAPRLRRRARAEHRRLGATAGMPAPSHPGVKVQRDIRVLASDGVALLTDHWFAHNAGGATILIRTPYGRRGMAAVATFFAERGHHVVIQSVRGTFGSGGQFSPLRDDVSDGQATMRWLRTLPWSAGPVISWGFSYVGTTQWALCDGPDRPDALVAGLSARSIDRAMIYAGGGFSMETAVTWAYALDMQERAIIVQLWKLLHARHRVARGSLAVPPETAVRVTTGREAAFFRDWLAHSGDDAWWEPMRFAGDPRTVPPVTVIAGWHDLFLTGGVDDYRELHAAGRPVRLIVGDWTHDGAEAGAVAVGEALRRLSDAATVPPPSPVRVQVGGAGGWRDLAAWPPPSTDSRWLLAPEGHLDPVTGTHAGSSEHTIAYAYDPADPTPQGGGRSLNPFTSGPRDQRERERRTDVLVFTGTPLPHDTVIMGEATVDLTFTSTNPRVDFFVRLCDVDVRGRSRTITDGYRRMDAVGTVSDRRSVRLTLSPAAYRVAAGHRLRLQVSSGAHPLHLRNPGTADPLHDFGRLIPSTQTIVLGGASPSQLTLPVAE, encoded by the coding sequence ATGAGCCCAGCGTCACCGTCGGCCGCGTTCCCGCGCGCGGTGGATGCTCCGCGCCTGCGCCGGCGGGCACGCGCGGAGCACCGGCGGCTCGGGGCCACGGCCGGCATGCCCGCGCCGAGCCACCCGGGCGTCAAGGTGCAGCGGGACATCCGCGTCCTCGCCTCCGACGGCGTCGCGCTGCTCACCGACCACTGGTTCGCTCACAACGCCGGCGGGGCGACGATCCTGATCCGCACACCCTACGGCCGGCGCGGCATGGCGGCGGTCGCGACGTTCTTCGCCGAGCGCGGGCACCACGTCGTCATCCAGAGCGTCCGCGGGACTTTCGGGTCGGGCGGGCAGTTCTCCCCATTGCGCGACGACGTGTCAGACGGCCAGGCGACGATGCGGTGGCTCCGCACCCTGCCGTGGTCGGCCGGCCCTGTCATCTCGTGGGGTTTCAGCTACGTCGGAACGACCCAGTGGGCACTGTGCGACGGCCCCGACCGCCCCGACGCCCTCGTCGCGGGGCTGTCGGCCCGCAGCATCGACCGCGCCATGATCTATGCCGGCGGCGGTTTCAGCATGGAGACCGCCGTGACCTGGGCGTACGCCCTCGACATGCAGGAGCGAGCAATCATCGTGCAGCTGTGGAAGCTCCTGCACGCCCGGCACCGCGTCGCCCGGGGCAGCCTCGCCGTGCCTCCGGAGACCGCAGTACGCGTCACGACCGGCCGGGAGGCGGCCTTCTTCCGCGATTGGCTCGCGCACAGCGGCGACGACGCGTGGTGGGAGCCGATGCGGTTCGCCGGCGACCCGCGGACTGTGCCGCCGGTGACGGTGATCGCCGGGTGGCACGATCTTTTCCTCACCGGTGGAGTGGACGATTACCGGGAGTTGCACGCCGCCGGCCGCCCCGTCCGCCTGATCGTCGGCGACTGGACCCATGACGGGGCCGAAGCGGGGGCCGTCGCCGTCGGGGAGGCGCTGCGCCGCCTGAGCGATGCCGCGACGGTGCCGCCCCCATCGCCGGTGCGCGTGCAGGTGGGCGGCGCGGGCGGATGGCGCGACCTTGCGGCCTGGCCCCCTCCGAGCACCGACTCCCGGTGGCTGCTCGCGCCGGAGGGTCACCTCGACCCCGTCACGGGCACGCATGCCGGCAGCAGTGAGCACACGATCGCGTACGCGTACGATCCGGCAGATCCCACACCCCAGGGCGGCGGACGCTCCCTCAACCCCTTCACGTCCGGGCCGCGCGACCAGCGGGAGCGCGAGAGGCGGACGGACGTCCTCGTCTTCACCGGCACCCCGCTCCCCCACGACACCGTCATCATGGGCGAGGCGACCGTCGACCTCACCTTCACCTCGACGAACCCCCGCGTCGATTTCTTCGTCCGCCTGTGCGATGTCGACGTGCGCGGACGCTCGCGCACGATCACCGACGGGTACCGGCGCATGGACGCTGTCGGCACCGTCTCGGACCGACGGAGCGTGCGTCTCACGCTCTCCCCCGCGGCGTACCGCGTGGCGGCCGGGCATCGGCTGCGACTCCAGGTGTCCTCCGGCGCGCACCCGCTCCACCTGCGCAACCCCGGCACCGCCGATCCACTGCACGACTTCGGCCGGCTGATCCCCAGCACGCAGACGATCGTCCTGGGCGGGGCGAGCCCCTCCCAGCTGACTCTGCCGGTGGCCGAATGA
- a CDS encoding alpha/beta hydrolase fold domain-containing protein yields the protein MIDYTGLEPGIRDWLARIDDLQAEFPLPRPGDFPARRERDRRLSDALAAEFVAPVDPRAELTDIEFPGVDGHAPLSARRIRPRGVGGPLPTQLFLHGGGFVSGSARELLNDAVLSERSAAAGLQIIALDYRLAPEHPYPAAVEDALSVLQALYTAADRWDVDPWRLGIGGGSAGGHIAAVTALRLRDARRADPAGPSLAHMLLEVPALDLSVDWPSMRAFATPAELQGALAVVAAYRGVEDPGPYLNPSRVADLSGLPRTLVMTAQFDALRDAAEAFVHRITHAGVAGRLRRGAGQLHGTPGLTAAVASSRDWQEAAIEELRGELAEFDSATATDREDPSHTADASPLR from the coding sequence ATGATCGACTACACCGGCCTGGAGCCCGGCATTCGAGACTGGCTGGCCCGCATCGACGATCTGCAGGCGGAGTTCCCCCTGCCACGGCCGGGGGATTTCCCCGCCCGGCGCGAACGCGATCGGCGGCTCTCCGATGCGCTGGCGGCCGAGTTCGTCGCACCGGTGGATCCGCGTGCCGAGCTCACCGACATCGAGTTCCCCGGCGTCGACGGGCACGCACCGCTTTCCGCCCGCCGCATCCGACCTCGCGGAGTCGGCGGGCCCTTGCCCACCCAGCTGTTCCTGCACGGCGGCGGCTTCGTCTCGGGCAGCGCTCGCGAGCTCCTCAACGACGCGGTGCTGTCGGAGCGGTCCGCCGCGGCGGGGTTGCAGATCATCGCGCTGGACTACCGGCTGGCTCCCGAGCACCCGTATCCCGCCGCCGTCGAAGACGCCCTGTCGGTCCTGCAGGCGCTGTACACGGCCGCAGACCGCTGGGACGTCGACCCCTGGCGGCTGGGGATCGGCGGCGGCTCCGCGGGCGGCCACATCGCGGCCGTCACGGCGTTACGGCTGCGCGACGCGCGGCGCGCGGACCCGGCCGGCCCGTCACTCGCGCACATGCTTCTCGAGGTTCCCGCACTGGACCTGTCGGTGGACTGGCCCTCCATGCGGGCGTTCGCCACACCGGCCGAACTCCAGGGCGCTCTGGCGGTCGTCGCGGCGTACCGCGGTGTCGAAGACCCCGGCCCCTACCTCAACCCGTCCCGGGTCGCCGACCTGTCCGGGCTTCCCCGCACCCTCGTCATGACGGCACAGTTCGACGCACTGCGGGATGCGGCCGAAGCCTTCGTGCACCGGATCACCCATGCCGGCGTGGCGGGACGACTCCGCCGAGGCGCGGGCCAGTTGCACGGCACGCCCGGCCTCACGGCGGCCGTCGCGTCGTCGCGCGACTGGCAGGAAGCGGCGATCGAGGAGCTGCGCGGGGAACTGGCCGAGTTCGACAGTGCCACCGCGACGGACCGCGAGGACCCCTCTCACACCGCCGACGCGTCGCCGTTACGATGA
- a CDS encoding LacI family DNA-binding transcriptional regulator produces the protein MPSDIEPPDERRASANVTIYEVAARSGVSIATVSHALNRPDRVAPTTRRRILETAEELGFVPRGRGRAVRTLRRIAVVAPFSTHSTYLQRLLGVLAEAEPDADVTVIDFPATDQPTIDRVVGRGPVDGLIIMGAEPTTRLAAELEDSGVPIVLLDRPSQEYTSVTVDDRRGGALVADHLLEEGVREIAWVSPVPRSSEYVTNGELRLQGFAQRLREAGFDRKLAFVVCDDSFEGGRAAAAELLAAEKRPDGVFALHDIIAAGVVSGLREGGVRVPDDVRVAGYDDVEVAEVFSVTTVRQPFPESGAAAVEALRALRANPRRPVSHISLLPELVVRGSTATTSPGAADQRGAGGGGGKPS, from the coding sequence ATGCCGTCTGACATCGAACCGCCCGACGAACGACGCGCATCCGCGAACGTGACGATCTACGAGGTCGCCGCCCGATCCGGCGTCAGCATCGCCACGGTCTCGCACGCGCTCAACCGTCCGGATCGGGTCGCCCCCACCACTCGCCGGCGGATCCTGGAGACGGCGGAAGAACTCGGATTCGTCCCCCGGGGCCGGGGCAGAGCCGTGCGGACCCTGCGTCGCATCGCCGTCGTCGCGCCGTTCTCGACGCATTCCACGTATCTGCAACGGCTCCTGGGGGTGCTCGCGGAAGCGGAACCCGACGCCGATGTGACCGTGATCGACTTCCCCGCGACGGATCAGCCGACGATCGACCGCGTCGTGGGCCGCGGGCCCGTGGACGGTCTCATCATCATGGGCGCCGAGCCGACGACGCGCCTGGCGGCGGAGCTGGAGGACAGCGGGGTACCGATCGTCCTGCTGGATCGGCCCTCGCAGGAGTACACCAGCGTCACCGTCGACGACAGGCGGGGCGGAGCACTCGTGGCCGATCACCTGCTCGAAGAGGGTGTGCGCGAGATCGCGTGGGTGAGCCCCGTACCGCGCTCGAGCGAATACGTCACCAACGGCGAGCTCCGCCTCCAGGGCTTCGCGCAGCGACTGCGCGAAGCGGGCTTCGACCGCAAGCTCGCCTTCGTCGTGTGCGACGACAGCTTCGAGGGCGGGCGGGCCGCGGCGGCCGAACTGCTCGCGGCGGAAAAGCGGCCCGACGGCGTCTTCGCCCTCCACGACATCATCGCCGCGGGTGTGGTGTCAGGGCTGCGCGAGGGCGGCGTCCGAGTGCCCGACGACGTCCGCGTGGCCGGCTACGACGATGTCGAGGTCGCGGAGGTGTTCTCCGTGACGACGGTGCGTCAGCCGTTTCCCGAGAGCGGTGCGGCGGCCGTGGAGGCGCTGCGGGCGCTCCGGGCCAACCCGCGTCGACCGGTGTCGCACATCAGCCTGCTTCCCGAGCTGGTCGTGCGCGGATCCACCGCGACGACCAGCCCGGGCGCGGCGGATCAGCGCGGTGCCGGCGGCGGAGGCGGGAAGCCCTCGTAG